A single genomic interval of Helianthus annuus cultivar XRQ/B chromosome 6, HanXRQr2.0-SUNRISE, whole genome shotgun sequence harbors:
- the LOC118479819 gene encoding uncharacterized protein LOC118479819 produces MANDDRVAVVDGTQRRLWAFCSGQAATHDGRRRFSLRRTLDRPRWAPLMMDMLIYDDGGTVMTRDRGTGIQRNIKCDLGWLRRRAERTAAATPWGSDRCWTSATKQRRHQKPRSSHRSVEFIGVYFEFM; encoded by the exons ATGGCCAATGATGACCGTGTTGCTGTTGTTGACGGTACTCAGCGCCGACTGTGGGCTTTTTGCAGCGGCCAAGCTGCCACACACGACGGCCGGCGACGATTTTCGCTCCGACGAACCCTCGACAGACCCCGCTGGGCCCCGCTGATGATGGATATGCTGATATATGACGACGGTGGGACGGTGATGACGAGAGACCGAGGAACAG GAATACAAAGGAATATAAAGTGTGATTTGGGGTGGCTGCGGCGGCGAGCAGAGAGAACAGCAGCAGCAACACCGTGGGGCTCCGACAGGTGCTGGACGTCGGCGACGAAGCAGAGACGACATCAAAAACCTCGTTCATCTCATAGGTCAGTTGAGTTCATCGGTGTTTAT